The proteins below are encoded in one region of Clostridia bacterium:
- a CDS encoding carbon-nitrogen hydrolase — translation MADKFAVGLVQMCCSPEPDDNIERAVAHVREAARRGAKVVCLPELFRTQYFCQREDAALFDLAEPVPGPTTQRFSQLARELHVTLVVSVFERRAPGLYHNTAAVLGPDGVLQGIYRKMHIPDDPLYYEKYYFTPGDLGYKVFPTENGKIGTLVCWDQWYPEGARLTALQGANVLFYPTAIGWHPAEKEEYGVAQYDAWRTIQRAHAISNGVYVAGVNRVGHETGNIRGNEAQHGLGLEFWGGSFLADPFGVIIAQASHDKEEVLVGEVDVKKLEDVRRNWPFLRDRRIDSYGPITQRMID, via the coding sequence TTGGCTGACAAGTTCGCCGTCGGTTTGGTGCAAATGTGCTGCTCGCCTGAGCCTGATGACAACATCGAGCGCGCGGTCGCGCACGTACGGGAAGCGGCTAGGCGCGGAGCCAAGGTCGTCTGCCTGCCCGAGTTGTTCAGGACACAGTACTTTTGCCAACGCGAAGACGCTGCGCTGTTCGATCTTGCCGAGCCTGTTCCCGGCCCGACGACGCAGCGCTTCTCGCAGCTCGCGCGCGAACTGCACGTAACGCTCGTGGTGTCGGTCTTCGAGCGTCGCGCTCCGGGGCTCTACCACAACACGGCTGCCGTGCTCGGGCCGGACGGCGTGCTGCAAGGCATCTATCGCAAGATGCATATCCCGGATGACCCGCTCTATTACGAGAAGTATTACTTCACCCCAGGCGATCTCGGATACAAGGTTTTCCCTACCGAGAACGGCAAGATCGGCACACTCGTCTGCTGGGACCAGTGGTATCCAGAGGGGGCGCGGCTTACGGCTTTACAGGGTGCGAACGTGCTGTTCTACCCCACGGCTATCGGTTGGCATCCGGCGGAGAAGGAAGAATACGGTGTCGCGCAGTACGATGCCTGGCGCACGATCCAACGCGCGCACGCCATTTCGAACGGAGTCTACGTCGCCGGCGTGAACCGCGTGGGACATGAGACGGGCAACATCCGCGGAAATGAAGCGCAACACGGTCTAGGTCTGGAATTCTGGGGCGGCTCGTTCCTCGCCGATCCGTTCGGCGTTATCATCGCCCAGGCCAGCCATGACAAGGAAGAAGTCCTCGTCGGCGAAGTGGATGTCAAGAAGCTGGAAGATGTGCGACGCAACTGGCCATTTCTGCGCGACCGCCGCATAGACAGCTACGGCCCCATTACGCAGAGAATGATTGACTAA
- a CDS encoding agmatine deiminase family protein, which produces MPAEWEPHAATWLAWPHNRSDWPGKFEPIPYVYAEIVRHLARVEHVELIVTDEAAELKAREILHRANVLEASPRTRHPNIRFHRWPTNRGWLRDTGAIFVRRKLADGGYDLAATDWRFNAWAKYNDWKLDDQLPALIAKTLRIPRFQPEFTVDGKVRRVVLEGGSIDVNGRGTLITTEECLLSNVQQRNPGLSREDIEFVLSECLGIKKVLWLERGIVGDDTHGHVDDITRFVGTNTIVTCVEPDPSDANHEPLRDNYRRLARMSDQNGKPFRVVTLPMPAPIVFRGQRLPASYANFYIASGIVLVPVFDDPNDRLALNTLADLMPRHTIVPIYCGDLVWGLGTIHCMTQQQPAI; this is translated from the coding sequence ATGCCCGCCGAGTGGGAGCCGCACGCCGCCACATGGTTGGCGTGGCCGCACAATCGCAGCGATTGGCCGGGGAAGTTCGAGCCCATCCCGTACGTGTATGCGGAGATTGTTCGCCACCTCGCACGCGTCGAGCACGTTGAACTCATCGTTACCGACGAAGCTGCCGAACTGAAGGCGCGTGAGATATTGCACCGCGCGAATGTGCTGGAGGCATCGCCCCGCACGAGGCATCCGAATATTCGGTTTCATCGCTGGCCGACCAATCGCGGCTGGCTCCGCGACACAGGCGCCATCTTCGTACGCCGTAAGCTGGCCGACGGAGGCTACGATCTGGCGGCGACGGATTGGCGCTTCAACGCGTGGGCGAAGTACAACGACTGGAAGCTCGATGACCAGCTTCCTGCGCTGATTGCCAAAACGTTGCGAATTCCCCGCTTCCAGCCTGAGTTCACCGTGGATGGGAAAGTTCGTCGCGTGGTTCTGGAAGGCGGCAGCATCGACGTGAACGGACGCGGAACGCTCATTACGACCGAAGAGTGCCTGCTCTCGAACGTTCAGCAACGCAACCCCGGTCTCAGCCGCGAAGATATCGAATTCGTTCTATCTGAATGTCTGGGCATCAAGAAAGTCTTGTGGCTTGAACGCGGAATCGTTGGCGACGACACGCATGGCCACGTTGACGACATAACGCGCTTCGTGGGCACGAATACGATTGTGACCTGCGTCGAACCCGATCCGTCCGACGCCAATCACGAACCCTTGCGCGACAACTACCGTCGGCTTGCACGCATGAGCGACCAGAATGGCAAGCCGTTCCGTGTGGTTACACTGCCCATGCCGGCTCCCATCGTCTTCCGCGGACAGCGTCTTCCGGCGAGCTACGCGAATTTCTATATAGCAAGCGGCATCGTGCTCGTGCCCGTTTTCGACGATCCCAACGACCGCCTCGCGCTGAACACGCTCGCGGATCTGATGCCACGCCACACCATCGTTCCTATCTATTGCGGCGATCTTGTTTGGGGACTCGGCACCATTCACTGCATGACGCAGCAGCAACCGGCAATCTGA
- a CDS encoding cold-shock protein, translated as MEQGTVKWFNDAKGFGFISRQNGEDVFVHFSAIQSNGFRSLQEGQAVQFNVVKGPKGWQAENVQVL; from the coding sequence ATGGAACAAGGAACAGTTAAGTGGTTCAACGACGCTAAGGGCTTTGGTTTCATTAGCCGCCAGAACGGCGAAGATGTGTTTGTTCACTTCTCCGCGATCCAGTCCAACGGATTCCGTAGCCTTCAAGAAGGTCAGGCCGTTCAGTTCAACGTCGTAAAGGGACCGAAGGGCTGGCAGGCCGAGAACGTTCAGGTTCTGTAA
- a CDS encoding arginine decarboxylase, pyruvoyl-dependent — MVPKRIFLTKGVGKHRERLTSFELALRDAGIAAQNLVRVSSIFPPNCKVIPRAQGLTYLNPGEVVFAVVAENSTREPHRLVASSIGLAIPADRQTYGYLSEHHSFGETDQVAGDYAEELAAEMLATTLNLEFDADKSWDEKKEVYRLSNKIVRTMNITQSAVGDKKALWTTTIAAAILIME, encoded by the coding sequence ATGGTCCCCAAGCGCATTTTCCTCACCAAGGGCGTGGGGAAACACAGGGAACGGCTCACGTCGTTCGAGTTGGCATTACGTGATGCCGGAATCGCAGCACAGAACCTGGTGCGGGTGTCGTCCATCTTTCCACCCAACTGCAAGGTCATACCACGCGCGCAGGGTTTAACGTATCTGAACCCCGGCGAAGTCGTTTTCGCCGTTGTTGCGGAGAACTCCACTCGCGAGCCACACCGTCTGGTAGCCTCGAGCATCGGACTGGCTATCCCCGCAGATCGCCAGACGTACGGCTACTTGAGCGAACACCACTCTTTCGGCGAGACCGACCAGGTGGCCGGCGACTACGCTGAAGAACTCGCGGCCGAAATGCTTGCGACCACGCTGAATCTTGAATTCGATGCCGACAAATCATGGGACGAGAAGAAAGAGGTTTATCGCCTCTCGAACAAGATCGTCCGCACCATGAACATCACCCAGTCAGCAGTTGGTGATAAGAAGGCACTGTGGACGACTACGATCGCGGCGGCCATCCTGATCATGGAATAG
- a CDS encoding NADH-quinone oxidoreductase subunit I → MRRVLFLDLLKGLKLTFRNQDMKQNCTEQYPLERPQIAERYRGAPRLNVNPDTDETLCIACDLCALACPEHLIVVSSERNPQTRRKELTTFTYDLSRCMFCGLCEDACPTDALELTQDFELANYTRGGLTWDRKTLEQGPETTEYKK, encoded by the coding sequence GTGAGAAGAGTGCTGTTTCTGGATCTGCTGAAGGGCCTGAAGCTGACGTTTCGCAATCAGGACATGAAGCAGAATTGCACCGAGCAGTACCCACTGGAACGTCCGCAGATCGCCGAGCGATACCGTGGGGCTCCGCGATTGAACGTCAATCCGGACACGGACGAGACACTCTGCATCGCGTGTGACTTGTGCGCGCTGGCCTGTCCTGAGCACCTGATTGTGGTGAGCAGCGAGCGCAATCCGCAGACGCGTCGGAAGGAACTAACTACCTTTACCTACGACCTGAGCCGCTGCATGTTCTGCGGATTGTGCGAAGACGCGTGTCCGACCGACGCGCTGGAGTTGACCCAGGATTTCGAGCTCGCGAACTACACGCGCGGCGGCCTGACCTGGGATCGCAAAACCCTTGAGCAGGGACCGGAAACGACCGAGTACAAGAAATAA
- the tadA gene encoding tRNA adenosine(34) deaminase TadA, producing the protein MEHSDEFWMEEALREGERARTAEEVPVGAIVVCGGRVIARGSNRTILDSDPTAHAEIVALREAGRTLGNYRLTQCEMFVTVEPCAMCAGALVHARIRRLVYGADDAKAGAVRSVMQVLNHPALNHATEVKSGVLAARCMESIQVFFRERRAK; encoded by the coding sequence TTGGAACACTCAGACGAGTTCTGGATGGAGGAGGCTCTGCGCGAAGGCGAGCGCGCCCGTACTGCCGAAGAGGTGCCTGTTGGGGCGATCGTCGTCTGTGGCGGACGCGTGATTGCCCGTGGATCGAACCGCACGATACTCGACAGCGATCCGACTGCGCACGCTGAAATCGTCGCGCTGCGCGAAGCCGGTCGCACGCTCGGCAACTATCGACTGACACAGTGCGAGATGTTCGTCACCGTGGAACCCTGCGCCATGTGCGCCGGTGCTCTTGTCCATGCGCGCATCCGCCGCCTGGTCTATGGCGCGGACGACGCCAAGGCCGGAGCCGTGCGCTCGGTCATGCAGGTGCTCAACCACCCAGCCCTGAACCACGCGACGGAGGTTAAGAGCGGCGTTCTGGCCGCCCGCTGCATGGAATCGATTCAGGTATTCTTCCGGGAACGCAGGGCTAAATAG
- a CDS encoding DNA alkylation repair protein yields MAVQPKLQLLVAEIRTFFKANADAKIVEKYSRYFRDGYDAYGIPVALFLKKKDEWLRASEHAGLKGALDLADILFASPKYEEGALAIQFVSHFRGELKSATFKRVGGWLDSYVHNWAHCDVLCSEIVSHCLVDGIVTTKHLDPWLRAKARFKRRAGPVSLIALVKADREVVPLLDFVRPLMLDAERVVQQGLGWFLREAWKKNPKAVESFLMEWKDSAPRLIFQYATEKMPVAQRKRFAKAKAAPTI; encoded by the coding sequence ATGGCAGTTCAACCTAAACTGCAACTACTCGTTGCCGAAATCCGCACGTTCTTCAAGGCAAACGCGGACGCCAAAATTGTAGAGAAGTACTCGCGCTATTTCCGTGATGGATACGATGCTTACGGAATCCCGGTTGCTCTCTTTCTGAAGAAGAAGGATGAGTGGCTGCGCGCCTCGGAGCACGCTGGGCTGAAGGGTGCGCTGGATCTCGCGGATATTCTGTTTGCCAGTCCGAAGTACGAAGAAGGCGCGCTCGCGATTCAGTTCGTGAGCCACTTCCGCGGGGAACTGAAGTCCGCAACCTTCAAGCGTGTCGGTGGCTGGCTCGATAGCTACGTTCACAACTGGGCGCACTGCGACGTGCTCTGCAGCGAGATTGTGAGTCACTGCCTCGTCGACGGCATAGTGACGACGAAGCATCTCGATCCATGGCTAAGAGCGAAGGCTCGATTCAAACGGCGCGCTGGTCCTGTGAGCTTGATCGCGCTGGTGAAAGCGGATAGGGAAGTCGTCCCGCTGCTGGACTTCGTCCGTCCACTCATGCTCGATGCGGAGCGCGTGGTGCAGCAGGGTCTCGGTTGGTTTTTACGAGAAGCGTGGAAGAAGAATCCGAAAGCGGTTGAGAGCTTTCTGATGGAGTGGAAGGACAGCGCTCCGCGCCTCATTTTCCAATACGCGACCGAGAAAATGCCGGTTGCGCAACGTAAGCGTTTCGCGAAAGCCAAGGCAGCGCCAACAATCTAG
- a CDS encoding aldo/keto reductase encodes MSDDNSGKRSGFDRRDFLKIGGTATASFVAGTLLSSPARALPPLPSNAVTPKAMPTRNLGQTGYRVGVFSLGGQAAIEQPNNEAVAVPIVERALDLGVNYVDTAAAYGAPERWSQRYIGQVMKHRRAEAFLASKTHDRTRDGSLRLLDESLKLLNTDHLDLWQLHNLSRMEQVEQIFAKGGAIEALQHAREQKMVRHLGVTGHADPDVLIEMIRRFPFDTILMSLNAADKHHLSFIEKLLPMALEKQMGVIGMKIPARGRILSSWTPPAAGQQRGFEGVATRPGTLAMQEALYYVLSMPVSTVIIGCDSIAQLEQNVELARKFTPLNETQLASLVTKTEPIAKQALFFRKWS; translated from the coding sequence ATGAGCGACGACAATTCCGGCAAGAGGTCCGGTTTCGACCGGCGCGATTTTCTCAAGATCGGCGGCACGGCAACAGCGAGCTTTGTGGCGGGAACTTTGCTGAGCTCTCCCGCGCGAGCGCTGCCGCCACTGCCATCGAACGCTGTCACGCCGAAGGCTATGCCCACGCGCAATCTCGGGCAGACAGGCTACCGCGTCGGCGTCTTCAGCCTTGGCGGGCAGGCCGCTATCGAGCAGCCCAACAATGAAGCTGTTGCGGTGCCGATCGTAGAGCGCGCGCTCGACCTGGGCGTCAACTACGTGGATACGGCCGCAGCCTACGGCGCACCAGAGCGATGGAGCCAGCGCTACATCGGACAGGTGATGAAGCACCGCCGTGCTGAGGCCTTCCTGGCCAGCAAGACGCATGATCGTACCAGGGACGGTTCGTTGCGGCTGCTCGATGAGTCGCTGAAGCTTTTGAATACCGACCACCTCGACCTATGGCAGTTGCACAACCTGTCGCGCATGGAACAGGTGGAGCAGATTTTTGCCAAAGGCGGCGCCATCGAAGCGCTGCAACACGCTCGCGAGCAGAAGATGGTGCGCCACCTGGGCGTCACCGGACACGCCGATCCTGACGTGCTTATCGAAATGATCCGGCGATTCCCGTTCGACACGATCCTGATGTCGTTGAACGCGGCCGACAAGCATCACCTCAGCTTTATAGAGAAGCTGTTGCCAATGGCGCTGGAGAAGCAGATGGGCGTTATCGGGATGAAGATCCCGGCGCGAGGCCGCATTCTTTCTTCGTGGACACCGCCCGCAGCCGGCCAGCAGCGGGGCTTTGAGGGCGTCGCAACCAGGCCGGGAACGCTGGCCATGCAGGAAGCGCTCTACTACGTTCTCTCAATGCCGGTCAGCACGGTCATCATCGGCTGCGACAGCATCGCGCAACTGGAACAGAACGTGGAACTTGCGCGGAAGTTTACGCCGCTCAACGAAACGCAACTGGCTTCGCTGGTGACTAAGACGGAACCAATCGCGAAGCAGGCGCTGTTCTTCAGAAAGTGGAGCTAG
- a CDS encoding deoxyhypusine synthase family protein has product MKHDEHKHQTQATTEAEGAGIERELHDPISDKLVPLEPLDLSKVITVDDLVRAMGRTAFTGRQVGNAADVLEAMARDKECFVVMTLAGAMTVAKQGLIIAELIDRHIVKALVSTGALMAHGLVEAAGKSHFVWDEKMNDIELYEAGYNRVYDTLEPETNLNFVEGIVAKVLDKWDASEVACSWKLNREIGRYLHENVEGRGILKSAFENNVPVFVPAFTDSEMGLDFSLHNRKRKKEGRPEIPYNPFLDLNHFAETLLAQTRLGIFTIGGGVPRNWSQQFGPYIELRHRRGGEDLPLKRYHYGLRICPEPVHWGGLSGSPYSEAISWGKFVPPDEGGKFGEVFVDATVGLPLVVGAVLERLKK; this is encoded by the coding sequence TTGAAGCACGACGAGCATAAGCATCAGACGCAGGCTACTACCGAAGCAGAAGGCGCGGGCATCGAGCGCGAACTGCACGATCCTATCAGCGACAAACTGGTCCCCCTGGAGCCCTTGGATCTTTCGAAAGTCATTACGGTCGATGATCTGGTTCGCGCAATGGGCAGAACGGCGTTTACCGGGCGGCAGGTCGGCAACGCTGCCGATGTGCTGGAGGCGATGGCGCGCGACAAGGAATGCTTCGTCGTGATGACGCTAGCCGGTGCGATGACTGTAGCTAAGCAGGGTTTGATTATCGCCGAACTGATCGACCGCCACATTGTGAAGGCGCTGGTCTCAACCGGTGCTCTGATGGCGCACGGACTGGTGGAGGCCGCAGGCAAGTCGCACTTCGTATGGGACGAAAAAATGAACGATATCGAACTCTACGAAGCCGGCTACAACCGCGTTTATGACACGCTCGAGCCGGAGACAAACCTCAACTTCGTAGAGGGCATCGTCGCCAAGGTTCTCGACAAGTGGGACGCAAGCGAAGTCGCCTGTTCGTGGAAGCTGAACCGCGAAATTGGCCGCTATCTGCACGAGAACGTCGAAGGACGAGGCATTCTGAAGTCGGCGTTCGAGAATAACGTTCCGGTGTTCGTGCCTGCGTTTACCGATTCCGAGATGGGGCTGGATTTCTCCCTGCATAACCGCAAGCGAAAGAAGGAAGGCCGTCCGGAGATTCCGTATAATCCGTTCCTAGACCTTAACCATTTCGCCGAAACACTGCTGGCGCAGACGCGCCTCGGCATCTTCACGATCGGCGGCGGCGTGCCGCGCAACTGGTCGCAGCAGTTCGGGCCATACATTGAACTGCGTCACCGTCGCGGCGGAGAAGACCTGCCGCTGAAGCGCTACCACTACGGGCTACGAATCTGCCCGGAGCCGGTACACTGGGGCGGACTGTCAGGCTCTCCTTACAGCGAAGCCATCTCGTGGGGCAAGTTCGTTCCGCCGGACGAGGGCGGCAAGTTCGGCGAAGTCTTCGTTGACGCAACTGTGGGGCTGCCGCTGGTGGTAGGCGCGGTGCTGGAAAGGCTCAAGAAGTGA